Proteins from a genomic interval of Danio rerio strain Tuebingen ecotype United States chromosome 4, GRCz12tu, whole genome shotgun sequence:
- the LOC100535035 gene encoding uncharacterized protein, translating into MRVHTREQPYTCEQCGKSFGQIQGFKAHMRIHTGERKFTCQECGKSFYHAGNFAAHMRIHTGEKPFSCKQCGNSFCHKPNLDVHMRVHTGEKPYTCEQCGRSFGQKQSFNTHMRIHTGKRPCTCQQCEKSFYNARSLAAHMRTHTGERPFSCILCGKSFSLKLTLIAHMRVHTREKPHICEQCGKSFGQKQDLDIHMRIHTGEKPYTCTECGKSFPHISSLKHHIRTHTGEKPFTCAQCGKSFTTKTSLKNHMNGHTGTIVFTCDQCGKSLTRKDSIKKHMKMHSREDRFRCSECGKGFKSKRSLNTHMKLHNGEQNPQH; encoded by the coding sequence atgagagttcacactagggagcaaccttacacctgcgaacagtgtggaaagagttttggtcaaaTACAAGGCTTTAaagcccacatgagaattcacactggagagaggaagttcacatgccaagagtgtggaaaaagcttttatcatgctggaaactttgcagcacacatgagaattcacactggggagaagcctttcagctgtaaGCAGTGTGGAAATAGTTTCTGTCATAagccaaaccttgatgttcacatgagagttcacacaggggagaaaccttacacctgcgaacagtgtggaaggagttttggtcaaaaacaaagctttaatactcacatgagaattcacactggaaagAGGCCGtgcacatgccaacagtgtgaaaAAAGCTTCTATAATGCAAGAAGCCTTGCAGcacacatgagaactcacactggagagaggcctttTAGCTGTATActttgtggaaagagtttcagtctaAAGCTGACCCTGATtgctcacatgagagttcacactagggagaaacctcacatctgcgaacagtgtggaaagagttttggtcaaaAACAAGACCTtgacatccacatgaggattcacactggagagaaaccttacacatgcacagagtgtggtaaaagtttcccaCATATAAgctcactcaaacaccacattagaactcacaccggagagaagccgtttacatgtgctcagtgtggaaagagcttcacaaccaaaactagcctcaagaaccacatgaatggtcacactggaaccatagtgttcacatgtgatcagtgtggaaagagtctcacacggAAAGACTCCATTAAGAAACACATGAAGATGCACTCAAGAGAGGATCGTTTTAGATGCAGTGAatgtggaaagggctttaaaagtaaaagaagcctcaacactcacatgaagcttcacaatggagagcagaATCCTCAACATTga
- the LOC137489657 gene encoding uncharacterized protein, which produces MAFIKEESEDVKIEETITVKQEDPQEQTDLIEENEESKEEEHHVKIEEKTHLQTDGVLKRRDKNRFTCTQCGKSLASKSKLKIHMMIHTGEKPFTCTQCGKSFNISSHLNHHMRIHTGEKPFTCAQCGKSFNQSSHLNYHMMIHTGKKPFTCTQCAKSFNQSSHLNLHMMIHTGEKPFTCTHCGKSFNCSSHLIQHTRIHTGEKPFTCTQCGKSFSHSSHLNLHMRIHTGEKPFTCTQCGKSFSQSSHLNLHMRIHTGEKPFSCTICGKSFNCSSHRNQHMRSHTGEKPYTCTQCGKSFSKSSSLNKHVERTHGHIAVVNTS; this is translated from the exons atggcgtttattaaagaggagagtgaagatgtgaagattgaagaaacaattacagtcaaacaggaagatccacaggaacaaacag acctaattgaagagaatgaggagagtaaagaggaggaacatcatgtcaaaattgaggaaaaaactcatttacagactgatggtgttttaaaaaggagagacaagaatcgtttcacctgcactcagtgtggaaagagtttggcaagcaaaagcaaacttaagattcacatgatgatccacactggagagaaaccattcacatgcactcagtgtggaaagagtttcaacaTATCATctcaccttaatcaccacatgaggatccacactggagagaagccattCACATgcgctcagtgtggaaagagtttcaaccaatcatctcaccttaattatcacatgatgatccacactggaaagaaaccattcacatgcactcagtgtgcgaagagtttcaaccaatcatcacaccttaatctacacatgatgatccacactggagagaaaccattcacatgcactcattgtgggaaaagttttaactgctcatcacaccttattCAACAcacgaggatccacactggagagaaaccattcacatgcactcagtgtgggaagagtttcagccactcatcacaccttaatctacacatgaggatccacactggggagaaaccattcacatgcactcagtgtgggaagagtttcagccaatcatcacaccttaatctacacatgaggatccacactggagagaaaccattctcatgcaccatttgtgggaaaagttttaactgctcatcacaccgtaatcaacacatgaggagccacactggagagaaaccatacacatgcactcagtgtggaaagagtttcagcaaatcatcatcccttaataaacacgTTGAACGAACTCATGGGCATATTGCAGTGGTCAACACAAGCTGA